Proteins found in one Sporosarcina sp. FSL K6-3457 genomic segment:
- a CDS encoding CDP-glycerol glycerophosphotransferase family protein, whose translation MIHRVRNWSKKLIYFPMMKIVYRVLKNLIPSKDNLILFESGLGKQISDSPKAIYDEVVKRKLPYQKVWIYNGNVEFSDPNTKVVKRLSLKYYYYLARSKYWVNNQNFPTYIEKPEQTIYIQTWHGTPLKRMLHDNEYFKLYKKEYVEKVSKAIGNWDYLISPSPYATKQFQSAFKYKKKVLEVGYPRNDIFYEENIEEKKKDIKQKLGLSILKKVILYAPTFRDEEPDKFKLQLDLKKMKEHLGKEYIILLRMHIVINKRLDIDEKASDFAVNVSSFSDIQDLMLVADILITDYSSVMFDFVNTNKPMLFFTYDLKEYRDKYRGFYFDFEVEAPGPLLNNTDEIITSVQQLSSLQENYKEKYEQFKEKFIPLDDGQSTARIVNLLFENKGSVFLYD comes from the coding sequence ATGATACATAGAGTAAGGAACTGGTCAAAGAAATTAATATATTTTCCTATGATGAAAATAGTGTATAGAGTCCTGAAAAATCTAATTCCTTCAAAAGACAATTTGATTTTATTTGAAAGTGGTTTAGGTAAGCAAATATCGGATAGTCCTAAAGCGATATATGATGAAGTTGTAAAGAGGAAATTACCTTATCAAAAAGTATGGATTTACAACGGAAATGTTGAATTTAGTGACCCAAATACCAAGGTTGTGAAGAGATTAAGTTTAAAGTATTATTACTACTTAGCTAGATCGAAGTATTGGGTTAACAATCAAAACTTCCCAACTTATATTGAGAAACCTGAACAAACGATATATATTCAAACTTGGCACGGAACACCCTTGAAAAGAATGTTACATGATAACGAGTATTTTAAACTTTATAAGAAAGAATATGTAGAGAAAGTAAGTAAAGCAATTGGAAATTGGGATTATTTAATATCGCCTAGTCCGTACGCTACTAAACAGTTTCAATCTGCTTTTAAATATAAAAAAAAAGTATTAGAAGTTGGATATCCTAGAAATGATATTTTTTATGAAGAAAATATTGAAGAAAAAAAGAAGGATATAAAACAAAAACTAGGCTTATCAATATTGAAAAAGGTGATATTATATGCACCTACATTTAGAGATGAGGAACCAGACAAGTTTAAATTACAATTAGATTTAAAGAAAATGAAAGAGCACTTAGGAAAGGAGTATATTATTCTTTTAAGAATGCACATTGTTATTAACAAACGACTTGATATTGATGAGAAAGCTTCAGACTTCGCAGTAAATGTATCATCATTTTCAGACATTCAGGACTTGATGCTCGTAGCTGATATATTGATAACAGACTATTCATCCGTGATGTTTGATTTTGTGAATACAAATAAGCCGATGCTATTCTTTACTTATGATTTGAAAGAATATCGTGATAAATACAGAGGGTTTTATTTTGATTTTGAAGTAGAAGCACCTGGCCCTCTTTTAAACAATACTGATGAGATTATTACTTCAGTACAACAATTATCTAGTCTCCAAGAAAATTATAAAGAAAAGTATGAGCAGTTTAAAGAGAAGTTCATCCCATTAGATGATGGACAATCAACAGCACGGATTGTAAATCTATTATTTGAAAATAAAGGTAGTGTTTTTCTTTATGATTAA
- a CDS encoding teichoic acid biosynthesis protein, giving the protein MFKKYNKSLEILDVFGDSVRLLVKDKTFDIDLLEVQKENGVYLDDFLHNNQLLGEFYISESKYYLYCYSHQLFFSNKPDFDNAFRFDIEIYNPYIEVKQNNFNLDIKYRNSNELVTSIDNIFTTQITLEDILDINIPLEVEKQQYTTITKICIFNIVLFLIYDDYLKTIYIKKYILNIESFNIDIKYSINKSNKISIMFKNEFDELEEKELSINRISGVAPKKVFNPSKFLKYNNENILSLLEINNVSFYVFKTQKGIYIIKGSPKKATKVKSNFKPFKFGNHLYLIGMLTYNAKDKFEELEYLYTINKDHFLSKFKRHFKNIRFLKRYGYFKIPIDKLDLEDRVHYPIFLGNEHQILSRLDFSYRRKVSKVYSRIKINGKLLILRADIYNNIIYSIVPFSKMYKKNSIIKMKLAYYISSLFYKNKKYHLNLYFEKQASKADESGYRVFEKVKEENGILSKNVFILDEDSLAYKDMKFKYKGDLIKRFSFKHYLSIFNADYFLSSDLSNHVINDRIYINEIMNKVKNVPLIFLQHGIMFAKPVENPLGKIFYKKYSQYNIYKNVVNSQLEAQEFYKMGYSDQDLLQTGLATFDYAKLDKVSNKIVYMPTYRYWEEGMIYSGDIEKTTYFQSILKVIKAFEKSNMKDRLLVVSHNKFAEYINGSLSEYSDIIAANPSEALKVGRIFITDYSSAIYDAIYRGAYPIFYWEDKEYLIEKYGANPPVNEENAPGKIANSIEALIEEVSFAEINNYEVSPEHKEKYLKINSFNDNKNTERIIDHLKKDSIL; this is encoded by the coding sequence ATGTTTAAAAAATATAACAAATCATTGGAAATATTAGATGTTTTTGGAGATTCTGTGCGATTACTTGTAAAAGATAAAACTTTCGATATCGATTTGTTAGAAGTACAGAAAGAAAATGGTGTATATTTGGATGACTTTCTCCATAACAATCAGCTATTAGGGGAATTCTATATCTCAGAAAGTAAGTATTACCTATATTGTTATAGTCATCAATTATTTTTTTCAAATAAACCAGACTTTGATAATGCATTTCGATTTGATATCGAGATTTATAATCCTTATATAGAAGTAAAGCAAAATAATTTTAATTTAGATATAAAATATAGAAACTCCAATGAATTAGTAACGTCAATTGATAATATTTTTACAACACAAATTACGCTGGAAGATATATTAGATATTAATATCCCATTAGAAGTTGAAAAGCAGCAATATACAACTATTACAAAGATTTGTATATTCAATATTGTATTATTCTTAATATACGATGATTATTTAAAAACTATATATATTAAAAAGTATATATTAAACATTGAGTCATTTAATATAGATATTAAATATAGTATAAATAAAAGTAATAAAATATCTATTATGTTTAAGAATGAATTCGATGAGTTGGAAGAAAAAGAGTTAAGCATAAATAGGATTTCTGGAGTGGCTCCGAAAAAAGTCTTCAATCCATCCAAGTTTTTAAAATATAATAATGAAAATATTCTGAGTCTATTGGAGATTAACAACGTTTCATTTTATGTATTTAAAACTCAAAAGGGGATATATATTATTAAAGGAAGTCCCAAAAAAGCAACTAAAGTTAAATCTAACTTTAAACCATTTAAATTTGGAAATCATTTATATCTAATTGGGATGCTAACTTATAATGCAAAAGATAAATTTGAAGAACTGGAGTATCTATATACAATAAATAAGGATCACTTTTTGTCGAAATTCAAGCGCCACTTTAAAAACATTAGATTTTTAAAGCGGTATGGTTATTTTAAAATCCCAATTGATAAACTTGATTTAGAAGATCGAGTTCATTATCCAATATTTTTAGGAAATGAACATCAAATTTTGAGTAGATTAGATTTTAGTTATAGAAGGAAAGTTTCGAAAGTTTATTCAAGGATAAAAATAAACGGTAAATTATTGATACTAAGAGCAGATATATACAATAATATTATATATTCTATTGTACCATTTTCAAAGATGTATAAAAAAAATAGTATTATTAAAATGAAACTAGCATACTATATTTCAAGTCTTTTCTATAAAAATAAAAAATATCATTTGAATCTATATTTTGAGAAGCAAGCATCTAAAGCAGACGAGTCTGGGTATCGTGTATTTGAAAAAGTAAAAGAGGAAAATGGGATTTTATCTAAAAATGTATTTATTTTAGATGAAGATTCCTTAGCATATAAGGACATGAAGTTTAAGTATAAAGGCGATTTAATAAAGCGATTTAGTTTCAAACATTATTTATCAATATTTAATGCTGATTACTTTTTAAGCAGCGACTTATCTAATCATGTAATTAATGATCGAATTTATATTAATGAAATCATGAACAAAGTTAAAAATGTACCACTAATTTTTTTACAGCATGGAATTATGTTTGCGAAACCAGTTGAAAATCCACTAGGAAAAATATTCTATAAAAAATATTCACAATATAATATCTATAAAAATGTGGTCAACTCACAATTAGAGGCACAAGAATTTTATAAAATGGGTTATTCAGATCAAGATTTACTTCAGACGGGTCTAGCCACTTTTGATTACGCTAAATTAGACAAAGTCTCTAATAAAATTGTATATATGCCGACCTATAGATACTGGGAGGAGGGGATGATTTATAGCGGGGATATAGAAAAAACAACGTATTTCCAATCAATACTCAAAGTAATCAAAGCTTTTGAAAAGTCGAATATGAAAGATAGGTTACTAGTTGTTTCACATAACAAATTTGCTGAGTATATTAATGGAAGCTTAAGTGAGTACAGCGATATAATTGCTGCAAATCCATCAGAAGCCTTAAAAGTCGGAAGAATATTTATCACAGATTATTCCTCTGCTATTTATGATGCTATTTACAGGGGAGCATATCCTATCTTTTATTGGGAGGATAAAGAATATCTTATTGAAAAGTATGGAGCTAACCCACCTGTTAATGAAGAAAATGCACCAGGGAAAATCGCAAATAGTATAGAAGCACTTATTGAAGAGGTGAGCTTTGCTGAAATAAATAATTATGAAGTTAGTCCTGAACATAAAGAGAAGTATTTAAAAATTAATTCTTTTAATGATAATAAAAATACTGAACGAATAATAGATCATCTAAAGAAAGACAGTATTTTATAA
- a CDS encoding stealth family protein translates to MIKIDIVLPWVDGNDESWRKQREYYDGQTKNEKINGEIRYRDWDNLQYIFRGIDKNMPWVNKVHLITCGHIPNWLNISCSKLNVVKHEEFIPSEFLPTFNSHVIELHMYKIRELSEHFIYFNDDIFILDQLEPSDFFTNGSPNDMAVEIPITSKISSNIFSHFLINNNSLINKNHLKKKVLRENFTKFYSLKYKSLLIKNFLLGHFNNFSGFYHPHLTQSFLKTTFFEVWEKEYLYLEKVSKNKFRNYIDVNQYLMREWQLVNGRFEPKNIDKLGRYFNLIDDTNKIEQYIKCKKSKIVCLNDNGHVKKFNLTKEAINATFEEIYPQKCSFEV, encoded by the coding sequence ATGATTAAGATAGACATTGTATTACCCTGGGTTGACGGAAATGATGAGAGTTGGAGGAAACAGAGAGAATATTATGATGGACAAACTAAGAACGAAAAAATTAACGGGGAAATCAGATATAGAGATTGGGATAACTTACAATATATTTTTAGAGGTATAGACAAGAATATGCCTTGGGTTAATAAAGTCCATTTAATTACATGCGGACATATACCTAATTGGTTAAATATTTCTTGTTCAAAATTAAATGTTGTGAAACATGAAGAGTTTATTCCTAGTGAATTTTTACCAACATTTAATTCACATGTAATTGAATTACACATGTATAAAATAAGAGAATTATCAGAACATTTTATATACTTTAATGATGATATATTTATATTAGATCAATTAGAACCAAGTGATTTTTTCACTAATGGTTCACCCAATGATATGGCCGTGGAAATTCCAATTACATCGAAAATAAGCTCCAATATTTTCTCGCATTTTTTAATCAATAATAATTCATTGATTAATAAAAATCATCTCAAAAAGAAAGTTCTAAGAGAGAATTTCACTAAATTTTATTCATTGAAATACAAATCATTGTTAATTAAAAATTTTCTGTTGGGACATTTTAATAATTTTTCTGGCTTTTATCATCCTCACTTAACACAATCTTTTCTAAAAACTACATTTTTTGAAGTTTGGGAAAAGGAGTATCTGTATTTGGAGAAAGTTTCTAAAAATAAATTTAGAAACTATATAGACGTCAACCAGTATTTGATGAGGGAATGGCAATTGGTAAATGGCAGATTTGAGCCTAAAAACATTGATAAATTAGGAAGGTATTTTAATTTAATTGATGATACAAATAAGATAGAGCAATATATAAAATGCAAAAAGTCTAAAATAGTTTGTTTAAATGATAATGGTCATGTTAAGAAATTTAATTTAACTAAAGAAGCAATAAATGCTACTTTTGAAGAAATATACCCTCAAAAATGCAGTTTTGAAGTATAG
- a CDS encoding polysaccharide biosynthesis protein, whose translation MNYKMRYMVFFIVDSLIVLSAIFFSFWLFQPSLQLKMESTIYISAITLLVSHHIVAYFFKMYSRIWSVASVRELLVIFYSVTISVLVACSLQFLIKYDVYERIMTVTWMLHIILIGGSRFVIRLFKDEESFKNTDNLKRILIVGAGKAGTMLVKNLQQDEKQNLNPVAFIDDDPNKLNLTIMNVKVAGKIKDIHKVVKKYGAEEIIIALPSLTKNELKEIHYLCLSTNLKVRVMPRIEDVMTGMISVKEIQEISFEDLLGRDEVTLDMISISSKITDKVILVTGAGGSIGSEICRQLCRFEPKQLILLGHGENSIYNIHMELQAIRNLQVELIPIIADVRHSHKIAAVMDKYRPSVVYHAAAHKHVPLMESNFREAVDNNVLGTRNVAYQAHKHDVKHFVLVSTDKAVNPPNIMGATKRLAEMCIQNLAKQSMTKFVAVRFGNVLGSRGSVVPLFKKQIAEGGPVKVTDPEVTRYFMTISEASRLVIQAGALGNSGDIFALDMGEPVKIVDLAKNLIQLSGYKEDDIVIEFTGLRPGEKMYEEIYSETESGEKVFDKITLVKNSFIVEDFDKSFTKLISIENDKLFKQKLIDLANNKNAIYEEIVK comes from the coding sequence ATGAACTATAAAATGAGATATATGGTGTTCTTTATAGTAGACTCGTTGATTGTTCTTTCTGCTATCTTCTTCAGTTTTTGGTTATTTCAACCGTCGTTACAACTCAAAATGGAGTCAACTATTTATATTAGTGCAATCACATTATTAGTGAGTCACCATATAGTAGCCTATTTCTTTAAAATGTATAGTCGTATTTGGAGTGTTGCCTCTGTACGTGAATTATTAGTTATTTTTTATTCTGTTACGATTTCAGTATTAGTCGCATGCTCGCTTCAATTTTTGATTAAGTATGATGTATATGAAAGAATTATGACTGTAACATGGATGTTACATATTATTTTAATTGGTGGCTCACGCTTTGTCATTCGCTTATTTAAGGATGAGGAGTCATTTAAAAACACTGATAATTTAAAGCGAATATTAATAGTAGGTGCTGGTAAAGCAGGGACTATGTTAGTTAAAAATTTACAACAGGATGAAAAGCAAAATTTAAATCCAGTTGCTTTTATAGACGATGACCCCAATAAATTGAACTTAACAATTATGAATGTCAAAGTTGCAGGGAAAATAAAAGATATTCATAAAGTAGTGAAAAAGTATGGAGCAGAAGAAATTATTATTGCCCTTCCTTCTTTGACGAAAAATGAGCTGAAGGAGATTCATTATTTATGCCTTTCAACAAACTTGAAAGTACGTGTAATGCCAAGAATTGAAGATGTGATGACAGGCATGATTTCAGTAAAGGAAATACAAGAAATTAGTTTCGAAGATTTACTAGGGAGAGATGAAGTAACATTAGATATGATTTCTATCTCTAGCAAGATTACAGATAAAGTCATATTAGTTACAGGTGCCGGAGGATCGATTGGTTCAGAAATTTGCCGACAGTTATGTAGGTTTGAGCCTAAACAGCTTATTCTTTTAGGGCATGGTGAAAACTCAATTTATAATATTCATATGGAATTGCAGGCAATTCGAAATTTACAAGTTGAACTTATTCCAATTATTGCGGATGTAAGGCACTCTCATAAAATTGCAGCTGTAATGGATAAATATCGGCCGAGCGTTGTCTATCACGCCGCGGCCCATAAGCATGTACCGTTGATGGAGAGCAATTTTAGAGAGGCTGTTGATAATAACGTATTAGGGACAAGAAATGTTGCTTACCAAGCCCATAAGCATGATGTAAAGCATTTTGTTCTTGTATCAACTGATAAAGCAGTAAATCCACCGAATATCATGGGCGCAACGAAGCGTTTAGCTGAAATGTGTATTCAGAATTTAGCGAAGCAAAGTATGACGAAATTTGTGGCTGTACGTTTTGGAAATGTACTTGGCTCTAGAGGCTCTGTTGTACCTCTATTCAAAAAACAAATTGCAGAAGGCGGCCCGGTTAAAGTAACGGACCCTGAAGTTACACGCTATTTCATGACAATATCGGAAGCATCAAGGTTAGTCATACAAGCAGGTGCACTTGGTAACTCTGGCGATATATTCGCACTAGATATGGGCGAACCCGTAAAAATTGTTGATTTGGCTAAAAACTTAATTCAGCTTTCCGGGTATAAAGAAGATGACATCGTTATCGAATTCACGGGGCTACGTCCAGGTGAGAAAATGTATGAAGAAATATATAGTGAAACCGAATCTGGTGAAAAGGTGTTTGACAAGATAACTTTAGTGAAAAATAGTTTTATTGTGGAGGATTTTGATAAATCATTTACAAAACTTATATCAATAGAAAATGATAAATTATTTAAGCAAAAGCTAATAGATTTGGCAAATAATAAAAACGCTATATACGAGGAGATAGTCAAATGA
- the tagD gene encoding glycerol-3-phosphate cytidylyltransferase: MKKIITYGTFDLLHYGHIDLLKRAKDIGDYLIVGLSSDEFNEIKGKKSYFKYEERKCLLEAIRYVDLVITEENWDQKREDITKYQIDCFVIGNDWVGEFDELSEVCEVIYLERTPEISTTKIKSDIKSI, encoded by the coding sequence ATGAAAAAAATTATCACGTATGGCACATTCGATCTCTTGCATTATGGGCATATCGATTTATTGAAGCGTGCTAAAGATATTGGAGATTATTTAATTGTCGGGCTATCTTCTGATGAATTTAATGAAATTAAAGGTAAAAAAAGTTATTTCAAATATGAGGAACGTAAATGTTTATTAGAAGCAATAAGATACGTGGATTTGGTGATTACTGAAGAAAATTGGGATCAAAAAAGAGAAGATATAACAAAATATCAAATCGATTGTTTCGTAATTGGAAACGATTGGGTAGGGGAGTTTGATGAGTTAAGTGAAGTATGTGAAGTAATATATTTGGAACGTACACCTGAAATTTCGACAACTAAAATAAAAAGTGATATTAAATCGATTTAA